A stretch of Henckelia pumila isolate YLH828 chromosome 4, ASM3356847v2, whole genome shotgun sequence DNA encodes these proteins:
- the LOC140860336 gene encoding glucose-1-phosphate adenylyltransferase large subunit 1-like isoform X2 → MDYACCAAVKAKVLPAQINEGLSKADNGFLGGNVGQSLRKKFGIGTKNLKNFGGKRSRKSNSGIAFSVLTRDINKEMPFESSSFVEERPMADPTSVASIILGGGAGTRLFPLTSRRSKPAVPIGGCYRLIDVPMSNCINSGIRKIFILTQFNSFSLNRHLARLYNFGNGVNFGDGFVEVLAATQTPGETGKKWFQGTADAVRQFIWVFEDAKNKKVENILILSGDHLYRMDYMEFIQKHIDTNADITVSCVPMDDSRASDFGLMKIDETGRIVHFAEKPKGSALKEMQVDTSRLGLSHQEAKRFPYIASMGVYVFKTDVLLKLLKWNYPSCNDFGSEIIPSAVKDHNVQAFLFNDYWEDIGTIKSFFDANLALTEQPPKFDFNDPKTPFYTSPRFLPPTKVEKCKIVDAIISHGCFLRECSVEHSIVGIRSRLDYGVELKDTMMMGADYYQTESEIAAVLAQGKVPIGVGRNTKIRNCIIDKNAKIGKEVIITNKDGVEEADRAKEGFYIRSGITVILKNSTIRDGTVI, encoded by the exons ATGGATTATGCCTGCTGTGCTGCCGTTAAAGCAAAGGTGCTACCAGCACAAATCAACGAGGGTTTAAGCAAGGCAGACAATGGGTTTTTGGGAGGAAATGTTGGACAGAGTTTAAGGAAAAAATTTGGAATTGGGacaaagaatttgaagaattttggTGGAAAAAGGTCGAGAAAATCCAATTCTGGAATAGCATTCTCTGTTCTGACACGTGATATTAACAAAGAAATG CCATTTGAATCTTCATCATTTGTCGAAGAGCGTCCAATGGCAGATCCAACTTCTGTTGCCTCCATCATTCTTGGCGGAGGTGCTGGTACTCGCCTCTTTCCTCTTACAAGCAGAAGATCTAAGCCTGCT GTCCCAATTGGTGGTTGTTATAGGCTAATTGATGTTCCCATGAGTAACTGCATCAACAGTGGGATAAGAAAGATTTTCATTTTAACTCAGTTCAATTCTTTCTCCCTCAATCGACACCTTGCTCGGTTGTACAATTTCGGAAATGGTGTAAATTTTGGAGATGGTTTTGTGGAG GTTCTAGCTGCCACTCAGACACCCGGGGAGACGGGAAAAAAATGGTTTCAAGGAACGGCAGATGCTGTCCGACAATTTATATGGGTTTTTGAG GATGCCAAAAACAAGAAAGTTGAGAACATCTTGATTTTGTCTGGAGACCATCTATACAGGATGGATTACATGGAATTCATTCAG AAACATATAGATACGAATGCAGACATCACAGTGTCGTGTGTACCCATGGATGATAG CCGAGCATCAGACTTTGGTTTGATGAAAATTGATGAAACGGGACGTATTGTTCACTTTGCTGAGAAACCAAAGGGCTCTGCACTGAAAGAAATG CAAGTTGACACCTCTCGTCTAGGACTATCACATCAAGAGGCTAAAAGATTTCCCTACATTGCATCGATGGGTGTTTATGTGTTCAAGACAGACGTTCTACTAAAGCTTTTAAAATGGAATTATCCTTCCTGCAATGACTTTGGCTCCGAAATTATTCCTTCTGctgtgaaggatcacaatgttCAG GCGTTTCTATTTAACGACTACTGGGAAGACATTGGAACCATAAAATCCTTCTTCGATGCCAACTTGGCACTCACAGAGCAG CCCCCAAAATTTGATTTCAATGATCCAAAAACCCCTTTCTATACGTCTCCAAGATTCTTGCCACCTACTAAAGTTGAAAAATGCAAG ATAGTGGACGCGATAATTTCGCATGGCTGTTTTTTACGGGAATGTAGCGTAGAGCATTCCATCGTAGGCATACGGTCCCGCTTAGACTATGGTGTTGAGCTCAAG GATACCATGATGATGGGTGCAGACTATTATCAAACAGAATCTGAGATTGCAGCTGTTCTAGCACAAGGCAAGGTTCCAATCGGCGTGGGACGTAATACCAAAATCAG GAATTGTATAATCGACAAAAATGCGAAGATTGGGAAGGAGGTGATCATTACAAACAAAGAT GGTGTTGAAGAAGCAGATAGAGCAAAGGAAGGATTTTACATTCGATCCGGTATCACAGTCATACTGAAGAACTCCACCATTAGAGATGGAACAGTCATATAA
- the LOC140860336 gene encoding glucose-1-phosphate adenylyltransferase large subunit 2, chloroplastic/amyloplastic-like isoform X1 produces the protein MDYACCAAVKAKVLPAQINEGLSKADNGFLGGNVGQSLRKKFGIGTKNLKNFGGKRSRKSNSGIAFSVLTRDINKEMVPFESSSFVEERPMADPTSVASIILGGGAGTRLFPLTSRRSKPAVPIGGCYRLIDVPMSNCINSGIRKIFILTQFNSFSLNRHLARLYNFGNGVNFGDGFVEVLAATQTPGETGKKWFQGTADAVRQFIWVFEDAKNKKVENILILSGDHLYRMDYMEFIQKHIDTNADITVSCVPMDDSRASDFGLMKIDETGRIVHFAEKPKGSALKEMQVDTSRLGLSHQEAKRFPYIASMGVYVFKTDVLLKLLKWNYPSCNDFGSEIIPSAVKDHNVQAFLFNDYWEDIGTIKSFFDANLALTEQPPKFDFNDPKTPFYTSPRFLPPTKVEKCKIVDAIISHGCFLRECSVEHSIVGIRSRLDYGVELKDTMMMGADYYQTESEIAAVLAQGKVPIGVGRNTKIRNCIIDKNAKIGKEVIITNKDGVEEADRAKEGFYIRSGITVILKNSTIRDGTVI, from the exons ATGGATTATGCCTGCTGTGCTGCCGTTAAAGCAAAGGTGCTACCAGCACAAATCAACGAGGGTTTAAGCAAGGCAGACAATGGGTTTTTGGGAGGAAATGTTGGACAGAGTTTAAGGAAAAAATTTGGAATTGGGacaaagaatttgaagaattttggTGGAAAAAGGTCGAGAAAATCCAATTCTGGAATAGCATTCTCTGTTCTGACACGTGATATTAACAAAGAAATGGTG CCATTTGAATCTTCATCATTTGTCGAAGAGCGTCCAATGGCAGATCCAACTTCTGTTGCCTCCATCATTCTTGGCGGAGGTGCTGGTACTCGCCTCTTTCCTCTTACAAGCAGAAGATCTAAGCCTGCT GTCCCAATTGGTGGTTGTTATAGGCTAATTGATGTTCCCATGAGTAACTGCATCAACAGTGGGATAAGAAAGATTTTCATTTTAACTCAGTTCAATTCTTTCTCCCTCAATCGACACCTTGCTCGGTTGTACAATTTCGGAAATGGTGTAAATTTTGGAGATGGTTTTGTGGAG GTTCTAGCTGCCACTCAGACACCCGGGGAGACGGGAAAAAAATGGTTTCAAGGAACGGCAGATGCTGTCCGACAATTTATATGGGTTTTTGAG GATGCCAAAAACAAGAAAGTTGAGAACATCTTGATTTTGTCTGGAGACCATCTATACAGGATGGATTACATGGAATTCATTCAG AAACATATAGATACGAATGCAGACATCACAGTGTCGTGTGTACCCATGGATGATAG CCGAGCATCAGACTTTGGTTTGATGAAAATTGATGAAACGGGACGTATTGTTCACTTTGCTGAGAAACCAAAGGGCTCTGCACTGAAAGAAATG CAAGTTGACACCTCTCGTCTAGGACTATCACATCAAGAGGCTAAAAGATTTCCCTACATTGCATCGATGGGTGTTTATGTGTTCAAGACAGACGTTCTACTAAAGCTTTTAAAATGGAATTATCCTTCCTGCAATGACTTTGGCTCCGAAATTATTCCTTCTGctgtgaaggatcacaatgttCAG GCGTTTCTATTTAACGACTACTGGGAAGACATTGGAACCATAAAATCCTTCTTCGATGCCAACTTGGCACTCACAGAGCAG CCCCCAAAATTTGATTTCAATGATCCAAAAACCCCTTTCTATACGTCTCCAAGATTCTTGCCACCTACTAAAGTTGAAAAATGCAAG ATAGTGGACGCGATAATTTCGCATGGCTGTTTTTTACGGGAATGTAGCGTAGAGCATTCCATCGTAGGCATACGGTCCCGCTTAGACTATGGTGTTGAGCTCAAG GATACCATGATGATGGGTGCAGACTATTATCAAACAGAATCTGAGATTGCAGCTGTTCTAGCACAAGGCAAGGTTCCAATCGGCGTGGGACGTAATACCAAAATCAG GAATTGTATAATCGACAAAAATGCGAAGATTGGGAAGGAGGTGATCATTACAAACAAAGAT GGTGTTGAAGAAGCAGATAGAGCAAAGGAAGGATTTTACATTCGATCCGGTATCACAGTCATACTGAAGAACTCCACCATTAGAGATGGAACAGTCATATAA
- the LOC140865277 gene encoding proteasome subunit alpha type-1-B-like — MFRNQYDTDVTTWAPAGRLFQVEYAMEAVKQGSAAIGLRSKTHVVLACVNKASSELSSHQKKIFKVDDHIGVAIAGLTADGRVLSRYMRNECINYSYTYESQLPVGRLVVQLADKAQVCTQRSWKRPYGVGLLVGGLDESGAHLYYNCPSGNYFEYQAFAIGSRSQAAKTYLERKFESFMESSRDNLIKDALFALRETIQGEKMTSSICTIAVLGVGEAFHLLDQETVQSLINEFEVVGDDTPTDEAAAPDQTDEAATPADQGAAPMDI; from the exons atgttcagaaacCAGTACGACACCGATGTGACGACATGGGCGCCGGCGGGGCGGCTGTTTCAAGTTGAATATGCGATGGAGGCGGTGAAGCAAGGGTCGGCTGCGATAGGGCTGAGATCGAAGACACACGTGGTCTTGGCGTGCGTTAATAAGGCCAGCTCCGAGCTTTCTTCTCACCAGAAGAAGATATTCAAGGTCGACGACCACATCGGCGTCGCCATTGCTGGGCTCACCGCCGACGGACGCGTCCTCTCCAGATACATGCGCAATGAGTGTATCAATTATTCCTACACATACGAGTCGCAGCTCCCCGTCGGGCGTCTTGTTGTTCAGCTCGCTGACAAGGCTCag GTCTGCACACAGCGATCATGGAAGCGACCCTATGGTGTTGGTCTGCTGGTTGGTGGTCTTGATGAATCTGGAGCGCATTTATATTACAACTGTCCAAGTGGCAATTACTTTGAATATCAAGCATTTGCAATTGGATCTCGGTCACAGGCTGCAAAAACTTACTTAGAACGGAAGTTTGAGAGTTTCATGGAATCATCACGAGATAATCTGATCAAGGATGCACTGTTTGCGTTGAGGGAAACTATACAAGGAGAGAAAATGACAAGCTCGATATGCACGATTGCTGTATTGGGAGTAGGGGAGGCGTTCCATTTACTGGATCAAGAAACTGTGCAATCCTTGATCAATGAATTTGAGGTTGTTGGTGATGACACTCCTACCGACGAGGCTGCTGCTCCAGATCAAACTGATGAGGCTGCTACCCCTGCTGACCAAGGCGCTGCTCCAATGGATATCTGA